Below is a window of Haloglycomyces albus DSM 45210 DNA.
TGCCGGTGTGGCCGTGGGACTTGTCCACCGTCGTACGGGATCGACGCGCGGCGTTGACCGGTCCGATGGTGAAACTGTACTTCTGGCCCGACTCCCTGGACTCCGACACCGTTCTGGAAAAGGCCGAACCACTGTTGGCCGACACCGAGGTGGGTATCACCGAATCCGGAGTGGGAATGCTGGAATTGAGCCCCGCCGGAATGGACAAATGGCGGGGAATCGAAGCGGTGCTCAAAGAACGCCAGGTCGGTTGGCATGAGGTGCTTGCCTTCGGCGACGCCCTGAACGACCTGGGAATGCTGTCTCGGGCCGGGCGTTCGGTGGCGATGCCGCAAGGTCACCAACGGATATTGGACGCCGCCGACGAGATCGCCCCGGCCGACAATGACGGCGACGGGGTCGCGCGCTACCTTGAACGGCTTCTTGACGGTCGGAGTTAACCACGACACCCGGCCAGGGTGTGAATAGTGACACTGGCTCGCCTCTCTCTTGGATTTTTATTTCCCGCAGCGGACAATGGAGCTGTCAGATATAGAGACCGGTACCTGAACGTGGAATAGGACTGGATCGAGATGGACCCTTTGTTCGCGCCCGCGAGCGAGGCGAATGCCCCGCCGCGTTCCGCTCCCCGCCTGTCGGTGGGAGTGATCTCCTCCGGCAAGGTCGGAGCCGTCCTCGGCGCGGCGCTCGATCGCGTCGGACATCGCGTTACCGCCGTATCCGCTCCGAGTGCGCAGGCGCGGGCGCGTGCCGCCGAACTACTCCCCCAGGCTCGGGTGACGACCCCCGACGACGTGGCCGCCTCGACCCAACTGCTCCTGTTGACCGTTCCCGACTACGCACTCCCCGAACTGGCCGACCGCCTGCCGTTTCGCGCCGGACACATCGTGCTGCACACCTCCGGTGCCTACGGAGTCGGCGTGCTCTCCCCGGCACGCCGGGTCGGTGCCCTGGTGGCGGCGGCCCATCCGGCGATGACCTTTCTGGGAACGACCGACGACCTCGGTCGACTCGCACGCCTGCCCTGGGCCGTCACGGCACAGGACGAGGCGTCCTTGATCGCCGAGGCGCTGATCGCCGAAATCGACGGTGTCGCCGAGCACGTGTCCGAAGAACAGCGTCCCCTGTACCACGCCTCGCTGGCACACGCGGCGAATCACCTGGTCACCTTGATTAATGACGCCTCCGAGGAACTCGCACGCGCGGGAATCGGCGATACCTCCTCCTACCTGCGGCGTCTGGTGAACGCTGCGGTGGACAACGCTGTGACACACGGCGACGACGGTTTGACCGGCCCGGTGGTACGCGGCGACGCGGACACGGTCGCGCGGCATCTGTCGGTCGTAGACGACGATAAGCACGACTCGTACCGCGCCCTGGCGAACCGAACGGTTGAGCGGGCGCGGAAGTCCGGTCGATTGACCGAGCGGGAATACGACCGGGTGCGCGAGGTGTTGCTCGAGTCCGGCGACCCCCGTCGGGTGGAAGTGGAAGGAACCCCATGACAGACCTGGAATGCGTGACGGACATTGCCGCGCTGCGTTCGCGACGTGCCGAGCTGTCGGGACGCGTTGCGGTGGTACCCACCATGGGTGCGTTGCACGAGGGGCACGCCGATCTGATCCGAGCGGCGCGCCGGACGGCCGACCACGTGATCGTTACCGTCTTCGTCAACCCCCTGCAGTTCGGCCCTGGGGAGGATTTGGACGTCTATCCCCGGACCTTGGACGCCGACCTGACCGTGGCCGCCCGCGAAGGAGCGGACCTGGTCTTCGCGCCCGGTGAGGCCGAACTCTACCCCGAAGGACGCGAGCGCCTCACGACCGTGCGGGCGCCCGAGATCGGCGATGTGCTGGAAGGGGCGTCACGGCCCGGTTTTTTCAACGGTGTTCTGACGGTGGTGGCGAAGCTGTTCGGCCTGACCGACCCCGATGTCGCGGTGTTCGGTGAGAAGGATTTCCAGCAGCTGGCGATGGTGCGTCGGATGGTGCGCGACCTGAATTTCGACGTCGAGATTCTCGCCGTTCCGACCGTGCGGGAGTCGGACGGACTGGCCCTGTCGAGCCGCAACTCCTATCTGTCTGCTGCGGAACGGCAGACGGCCCTGGCGATACAGCGCGCCATCGGGGCCGCGCGGGAGTCGCCCGAACCGCATCAGGTCGCCCACGGCGTTCTGGCCGAACAGGACGGTCTGGAGATCGACTATGTGGCCGTGGCGTCCCAAGACTTTTCCGTGGTCGCCGCTCGGGCCGACGAGCCGCCACGGGTGACGGCCACCGGCGAGGTCGGTCGTTTGAGTGGACCCGCTCGCCTATTGATCGCCGCGCATGTGGGATCGACCCGTCTCATTGATAATGCCCCGGTCACGATTGGAGAAGGCAACGATGCTGCGAACCATGTTTAAGTCCAAGATTCACCGCGCGACCGTCACCGAGGCGGATCTGCATTACGTCGGTTCGGTGACGGTGGACGCCGATCTTTTGGAGGCGGCCGACATCATGGACGGCGAGCTGGTATCCATTGTGGATATTACGAACGGCTCGCGCCTGGAGACCTATACGATCGCCGGCGAACGGGGAACCGGAGTCCTCGGTATCAACGGTGCGGCCGCACACCTGGTCGAACCGGGTGACATGGTCATCCTGATCACCTACGCTCAGATGGACGACACCGAGGCTCGGAAGTTCTCTCCGACGGTCGTACACGTCGACGAGAACAACGACATCGTCGAGGTCAATACGGACAAGGTCGTCCCCGCCGAGGGGACCGCCGGTCATCCATTGCCGTCCCCGCTAGCCGTACGGTAAGTTTGGCGACTATGAGCGACGAAACAAAGAACTCCTCGCAAAACAGCGAGACGAACGACGTCAAAAACGACAAACCCACCGACGACTTCGTGACCACCCACCATTCGCTCGGCGACCTCAACTACACCGCCACCACCGGTCGCATGGTCATCAGCGAAGAGGTCACCGAGGAGGAGAAGTTCAAGGGCCGTAAACCCAAGGCCGAAGTCTCCATCACCTCCTACACGCTGGACAACGCCGACGTGAAGCAGCGTCCGGTCACGTTCGCGTTCAACGGTGGCCCCGGTTCCTCGTCGGTGTGGCTCCACCTGGGCGTTCTCGGTCCGCGCCGCGTCAACTCCGGTGACGTCGGCGCGATGACTCCTCCGCCTTACGAGATCGTGGACAACCCCGAAACGCTGCTCAATGCCTCCGACCTCGTCTTCATCGACCCCGTTTCCACCGGTTACTCCCGGCCCGTGGAAGAGGAAAAAGCCGATCCTTACCACGGATTCCAAGGAGACCTGGAATCGGTCGCCGAGGTCATTCGGTTGTGGACCAGCCGTCATCAGCGCTGGATGAGCCCGAAATTCCTGATCGGGGAATCCTACGGCGGCACCCGCGCGGCCGCACTGTCGGACTACCTGCAGTCGACCCTCGGCATGTTCCTCAACGGCGTCATGCTCATCGCCCCGGCGCTGAATCTGGAAACGCTGTACTTCATGGCCGACCGCTCCAACCTCCCCGACCCGCTGTTCCTGCCGCTGTACGCGGCCACGGCCCACTACCACGGCCTGCACCCCGATCGGGAACTCGACGAGCTGGTCGCCGAAGCCCGCGACTTCGCCGACGAGTACACCCTGATTCTGAACAAGGGTCACCGGGCCACCGAGGCCGAACGCGACGCCGCGATCCACAAGATCGCCTCCTTGGCGGCCGTCAGCCCCGATTACGTCGACCGCGCCAACCTGCGTCTGGAACACACCCGCTTCTACGCCGAAATCCTGCGGCACAAGCGTCTGGTCACCGGTCGTCTCGATACCAGGTTCACCGGCCCGGCCGACAATTACATTCACGAGCAGATGTCGACCGAACCGTTCTTCGCCGCCACGATGCCCGCCTATACGGCCGCGTTCAACCACTACATTCGGGCCGAGCTGGAATACGCCAACGACCAGAACTACCGGATACTCACCGGCGACGTTCACCCGTGGTCGTACAAGGAATTCGAGGGTAAGTCCGTGGACGTCACCGACCGTCTCTCGTCGGCCATGCGCGCCAACCCCTTCCTCAAGGTCCACGTCGCCGCCGGACGCTACGACGGCGGGGTGCCGGTCGAGGCGATCAACTACACGATGGATCACCTGCTCATCCCCGACTCGTACCGGGAGAACATCGAATTCAAGGAATACCCTGCCGGTCACATGATGTACCTGCACGATGAGTCCCGGAGTCGCCAACTGGCCGACCTGACCGACTTCGTCCGCCGCTCCTCCAACCGCTGAACAGAATGAACGACCTCCCGTGAACCTCGACAAAGCACCGCAACTGACCACCCGCCTACACGGATCACGGCCATCCTGGACCGAAGACACCGACGTCGTGGTGGTCGGTTCCGGTGTAGCCGGGCTCACCTGCGCGCTCAACCTGCGCGAAAGCGGATTCCACGTCACAGTGGTCACCAAAGTGGAAATCGACGACGGATCCACCCGCTGGGCTCAGGGCGGCGTCGCCGCCGTCCTCGATCCCGCCGACTCCCCGGAATCGCACGCCTACGACACCTCCGTGGCAGGCGTCGGCCTCTGCGATCCCGAAGCGGTCCGGGTGACCGTCAGCGAAGGCCCCGACGAGTTGCGGAAACTCATCAACGCCGGGGCCCGCTTCGACCGCGACGACGACGGTGCACTGCAACTGACCCGCGAAGGCGGGCACCGCGCACGCCGCATCGTTCACGCCGGCGGGGACGCCACGGGAGCCGAAATTCAGCGTGCCCTGCACACGGCCGTGCTGCGTGACCCGTGGATTCGGGTCATCGAACACGCCATGGTACTGGAGCTACTGCAAGACGACTCCGGCCACGCCGCCGGAGTCACCCTGCACATCCTCGGCGAAGGAGTCGAACACGGCGTGGGATCGGTACGGTCCCGCGCCGTCGTACTGGCCACCGGTGGGCTCGGCCAGATCTACCAGAACACCACCAACCCCGCCGTCTCCATCGGCGACGGTGTCGCACTCGCACTCAGGGCCGGTGCCGAAGTCTGCGACCTGGAATTCGTCCAGTTCCACCCCACCGCGCTCTACCTCGACGACCATGAGGGACGCGCTCCCCTGATCTCCGAAGCCCTCCGCGGCGAAGGCGCCCACCTGCTCGACGGCGACCAACGACGTTTCATGACCGACGTTCACGAACTCGCCGAACTCGCGCCCCGCGACGTCGTCGCCAAGGCCTCCACCGCCCGCATGCGCGACCAAGACCGACCGCACGTCTGGATCGACGCCCGCCACCTCGGCGAAACCATGCTGACCGGACGCTTCCCCACCATCACCGCCATCTGCCGCGATCACGGCATCGACCCCGCCCGCGACCTCGTCCCCGTCGCACCCGCCGCCCACTACTCCTCGGGCGGCGTCGCCTGCGACCTCGACGGCATGTCAACGATCCCCGGCCTGTACGCGGCCGGAGAAGTCGCCCGCACCGGCCTCCACGGTGCCAACCGACTCGCCTCCAACTCCCTCCTGGAAGGCCTCGTGTTCTCCCGCCGCATCGCCCAACACATCGCCAAAACCCAGCCCGAACCCGGCCCTCCACTCACCATGACCGGCCACGGACGCCTGGTCCACCACGACGCGCCCGGACGTATCCGACAGGCCATGACCGAAGGCGCGGGAGTCCTACGCTCGGCCGACAGCCTGACGGCCACCCTCGGCCAACTCGCCCGCGCCGGAGCACCCGGACCACCGCAACCCAAACCCGACACCTGGGAAGCCACCAACCTCCACACCGCCGCCACCGCCGTCGCCTACGCCGCCGGACTGCGACGAGAAACCCGAGGCAGCCATTGGCGGAACGATCACCCCGACGCCTCGCCGATATGGCTGGGTAATCTGCATGTGAAACTAAAGGACAACGGGCGACTCAGCCACGAATTCCGACCGCTACAGGAGAGGCCGCACACATGACCGACGTCGCTGACCGGATCAGCCAACTGGCGCTGGACCCAGAACGCACCCAAAAGGCAATCGGCGACTTCCTCACCGAAGACCTCTCGCCCCAATGGAGCGACGTAACCTCCGAGGCGATCTTCTCGGCCGACGAGACCACCACCGCCCACCTCGTGCCCCGCGACAGCGGCATCCTCGCCGGACTGCCTCTGGCACACGCCGTCTTCGCTCAACTGCCGGGACCGGTCGAATTCGAATATCACGCCACAGAAGGCACCCACCTCAACGCGAGCAACCCCATCGCGTCGGTGACCGCACCCGTGCGGAGCCTTCTTGCCGCCGAACGCACCGCCCTCAACCTCCTCAGCCGCCTCTGCGGCATCGCCACCCACACCCGCGACTTCGTCGAACTGGTGGAAAACACCAGCGCCCAGATCGTCGACACCCGCAAAACCACACCCGGACTGCGCGAATTCGAAAAATACGCCGTCCGCGCCGCCGGAGGCGGCAACAAACGAATGGGCCTGTACGACGTGGCCATGATCAAAGACAACCACAAAGAAGCCGCCGGATCGATCACCGCCGCCTTCAACGCCGTACGCGGAGCCAACCCCGACATCGACGTTCAAGTCGAAGTGGAAAGCATGGAAGAAGCTGTCGAAGCCACCGCCGTCGGAGCCGCCTTCCTGCTGGTCGACAACCTCAGTCCCAAAGAGACCCGTGAGATCGTCGAGGTCGTCGGGGACAGGACCGACATCGAAGCCACCGGCGGTATTACGCTGGAGAACGTCGGGGAATACGCCGTGGCCGGGGTCGACTTCATCTCCATCGGCGCGTTGACCCATTCGTCGCCCATCGTGGACATCGGTTTGGACCTGTAGGAGTTTGTGACATGTTGCTGTGTGTGGACATCGGGAACACCAACACGGTGTTGGCGACCTTCGAAGGCGAGAAGCTCGTCCATTCCTGGCGTCTGAAGAACGACTCCAAGGACACCGCCGACGAACTCGGCATCAAGTTCCGCGCGCTCCTCGACCAAGACGGCATCAACATATACGGAATCGCCCTGTCCAGCACGGTTCCCCAGGCCGCCTGGGAAATCGCCCGCATGGCCGAACGCTTCTACCCGCACGCCAAACTCATCTCCGTCGCCCCGGGCGTCAAAACCGGAGTGCGCCTGTCGATCGACAACCCCAAGGAAGCCGGACCCGACCGCATCGCCAACACCCACGCCGCCTACCACATGTTCGGCGGCCCCTGCATCACAGTGGACTTCGGAACCTCCACCAACATCGACGTCATCTCCGAACACGGCGACTTCCTCGGCGGCGCGTTCGCCCCGGGGATGGAAGTGTCGATCGACGCGCTCGCCGCTCGGGCGGCTCGGCTGTTGAAGGTGGAACTGACCAAGCCGCGCAAGGCTATCGGGAAGAACACCGTGGAATGTCTCCAGTCGGGGATGATCTTCGGTACGGCCTCCCAGGTGGACGGCATGGTCAATCGGATCGTCGCCGAATTGGGAGCCGAACCGACGGCGGTGGTGGCCACCGGTGGACTGGCGCCCGCCGTCATCACCGAGACGACCACCGTTACCCACCACGAACCCAACCTGACCCTCCACGGACTGCGGATGATCTGGGAACGCAATACCTAAGCCGGTGGCTTTCGGCCCTTTCACCGGGCCGAAGGCGGGATGGACGCTGCGCACTCCCCCGCGCATGGTAATGCGACGCGCCAGTGAAGCGGCGTGCGAGGAGTCGCGGGCCAGGAACAATACCGTAGGACCGGAGCCGGATACGTGCGCGGTGAGCGCGCCCTCCTCCAAACCGCCGTGCATGACCGACGCCAACTCCGGACGCAGACTGACGGCGGCGGCCTCCATGTCGTTGATGAGCAGTTCGGCCAGCTCCCGGGCGGAAACACCGGTCTCAAACGCCCGTCGAATGTCGGTGATGTTGTCGCTGTAACGACCGATGCCGCTCTCCCGCAGGCGGTCGACTTCCTTATAGCATTCGGGGGTGGAGATCTGAGTGTGCGAGGTGGCGACCACCCAGTGGTATTCGCCTCGGGTGTCGAGTTGCGACACGGACTCGCCTCGGCCGCTGCCGACGGCCGTGCCGCCGTGCAGGCAGAAGGGAACGTCGGAACCCAGCCCCGAGGCCAGTTGATCGAGCTGTGCGTCGCTGATGTCGATGTCCCACAGGCGTTGACAGGCGATGAACACTCCGGCGGCGTCGGCCGATCCGCCCGCCAGGCCCCCGGCGACCGGGATGCGTTTCTGGAGATGAATATCGACGTCGGGGGAGATGTCGGCGTATATGGCCATCAGCTGGGCCGCACGCACCGCCAGGTTCGTTTCATCGGTGGGCAACTCTCGCGCGCCCTCCCCGGCGATGGTGATCGACACTCCGGCGTCGGGGGGATTGCGCCGCACCGTGACCGTGTCGTACAGCGAGATGGACTGGTAGACGGTGGTGAGCTCGTGGAATCCGTCGGCCCGTACCGGACCGACACCCAGGTGCGGATTGATCTTGGCACCCACATCGACCGACACGACATCCGAGCGCTCCGCAGACGCGGTTTCCGATTCACCCATAAGGGCCCCTTCCAATCCGAAGTCCTCACACCGGTCCCATCCACGTGATGGTCAGTGTCTGTCAACGACCGAGGTGACGCGATCGGGACGCCCAACGTCCCGACGGCGGTCCATTGAGTATCGGTCAACTTGGCCGACACCACAACCGCCTCATCGGCATTTCGCCGAATTCGATGCTTTCCAGCCTCACCACACCATTGTGACAAGAAAGCGCGAACCGGAGGCTAAAACCCGGCTAACCACTGAACTCCACAGGGTCGGGCGTTGTGCGAGTCAGGACTCTTTTTTCGCCCGGCTCAAGGCAATGAACTCCTCGATGGTCAACGATTCGCCGCGTCGCGTGGAATCGATCCCGGCCAGGTCCATGATCCGTTCGGCCTCGGAAACACTGCCCGCCCAGTCGCGTAGCGCCTGGCGTAGCATCTTGCGGCGCTGTCCGAATGCGGCGTCGACGGCGGCGAAGACCTCTTTCCGGTCGGCGTCGGGGGAGGTGATGCGCTCGAACGACACCAGTCCGCTCGCGACTTTCGGCACCGGCCAGAAAACCTGCGACGATATCGCACCCGCGCGGCGTGCCCGGGCGTACCAGGCCATCTTCACACTCGGGGAACCGTAGATCTTGGAGCCGGGGGAGGCGGTCAGACGGTCGGCCACCTCGCTCTGCACCATCACCAGGCCGCGACGCAGAGTGGGAAAGGTCTCCAGCGCGTGCAGGACAACCGGAACGGCGACGTTGTAAGGAAGGTTCGCGACCAGTGCGGTCGGTTCGGTCGGCAGTTGCTCAGACGTCATATGGGCCGCGTCGGTCTGGACGACCGACAGTTTGCCGAATTCGACGGGCGACGTCCGGGCCTCAAGCGTGGTCGGAAGTGCCAGGGCGAGTTTGGGGTCGATTTCCACGGCCGTCACCGACGCGGCGACCTCCAGCAGCGCTGCGGTCAGAGATCCGAGGCCGGGGCCGACTTCCAGGACGTCGTCCGACTCCGATACTCCTGCGGTTGTGACGATCCGGCGCACCACATTGGCGTCCACCACGAAGTTCTGTCCCCATTTTTTGGTGGGCTTGATGCCCAGACCGGTGGAGATCGCCCGGATGTCCTTACTTGTCAGCAGCTGGGCCACTAGCCTTGTCCCCCTGCCAGGAGAGGCTCCAACATGAGGTCCGGGTAGTCGTTGACCAAGGTCTGAATCCGGTACTTATTGGGCAGTGCCACCAGGTAGGCGCCGTCGCGGGGACGCTGGAAGATCTCGACTCCGGGAGCGGTCTGCAAACGCTTGGCCCCCTCTTCGTCGGTGAGGCGGGCCAGTTGATACGGCAGGTGGTTGATTTCGGCCGGGACGCCGAATTCGGCCTTGAGGCGTGCCAACGTCACGTCGAACTGCAAGGGCCCCACGGCCGCCAATACCGGTGTGGCGTCTCCGCGCTGTTCGGAATACAACACTTGGACCACACCTTCGGCGTCCAACTGAGTGATTCCCTTGCGGAACCGTTTGGCTTTGGAGGTGTCGTTCATTTCCAAAGCCCCGAATTGTTCGGGAGCGAACGCGGGAAGCGGCGGGAATTCGACCTTGGAACCGGCGTAAATCGTATCTCCCACCGACAGGCCGCTGGCGTTGACCAGACCGACGATGTCGCCCGGCCAAGCCTCTTCGGCCGTACCACGGCTGGAGCCGAACATCGTCTGCGCGTACTTGGTGGACATGCCTCGCCCGGACTGGGTCTGCGTGACCTGCATACCCCGGTCGAAATGCCCGGAGCAGACCCGC
It encodes the following:
- the panC gene encoding pantoate--beta-alanine ligase, whose translation is MTDLECVTDIAALRSRRAELSGRVAVVPTMGALHEGHADLIRAARRTADHVIVTVFVNPLQFGPGEDLDVYPRTLDADLTVAAREGADLVFAPGEAELYPEGRERLTTVRAPEIGDVLEGASRPGFFNGVLTVVAKLFGLTDPDVAVFGEKDFQQLAMVRRMVRDLNFDVEILAVPTVRESDGLALSSRNSYLSAAERQTALAIQRAIGAARESPEPHQVAHGVLAEQDGLEIDYVAVASQDFSVVAARADEPPRVTATGEVGRLSGPARLLIAAHVGSTRLIDNAPVTIGEGNDAANHV
- the panD gene encoding aspartate 1-decarboxylase, whose amino-acid sequence is MLRTMFKSKIHRATVTEADLHYVGSVTVDADLLEAADIMDGELVSIVDITNGSRLETYTIAGERGTGVLGINGAAAHLVEPGDMVILITYAQMDDTEARKFSPTVVHVDENNDIVEVNTDKVVPAEGTAGHPLPSPLAVR
- a CDS encoding L-aspartate oxidase, whose amino-acid sequence is MNLDKAPQLTTRLHGSRPSWTEDTDVVVVGSGVAGLTCALNLRESGFHVTVVTKVEIDDGSTRWAQGGVAAVLDPADSPESHAYDTSVAGVGLCDPEAVRVTVSEGPDELRKLINAGARFDRDDDGALQLTREGGHRARRIVHAGGDATGAEIQRALHTAVLRDPWIRVIEHAMVLELLQDDSGHAAGVTLHILGEGVEHGVGSVRSRAVVLATGGLGQIYQNTTNPAVSIGDGVALALRAGAEVCDLEFVQFHPTALYLDDHEGRAPLISEALRGEGAHLLDGDQRRFMTDVHELAELAPRDVVAKASTARMRDQDRPHVWIDARHLGETMLTGRFPTITAICRDHGIDPARDLVPVAPAAHYSSGGVACDLDGMSTIPGLYAAGEVARTGLHGANRLASNSLLEGLVFSRRIAQHIAKTQPEPGPPLTMTGHGRLVHHDAPGRIRQAMTEGAGVLRSADSLTATLGQLARAGAPGPPQPKPDTWEATNLHTAATAVAYAAGLRRETRGSHWRNDHPDASPIWLGNLHVKLKDNGRLSHEFRPLQERPHT
- a CDS encoding S10 family peptidase — protein: MSDETKNSSQNSETNDVKNDKPTDDFVTTHHSLGDLNYTATTGRMVISEEVTEEEKFKGRKPKAEVSITSYTLDNADVKQRPVTFAFNGGPGSSSVWLHLGVLGPRRVNSGDVGAMTPPPYEIVDNPETLLNASDLVFIDPVSTGYSRPVEEEKADPYHGFQGDLESVAEVIRLWTSRHQRWMSPKFLIGESYGGTRAAALSDYLQSTLGMFLNGVMLIAPALNLETLYFMADRSNLPDPLFLPLYAATAHYHGLHPDRELDELVAEARDFADEYTLILNKGHRATEAERDAAIHKIASLAAVSPDYVDRANLRLEHTRFYAEILRHKRLVTGRLDTRFTGPADNYIHEQMSTEPFFAATMPAYTAAFNHYIRAELEYANDQNYRILTGDVHPWSYKEFEGKSVDVTDRLSSAMRANPFLKVHVAAGRYDGGVPVEAINYTMDHLLIPDSYRENIEFKEYPAGHMMYLHDESRSRQLADLTDFVRRSSNR
- a CDS encoding type III pantothenate kinase, with the protein product MLLCVDIGNTNTVLATFEGEKLVHSWRLKNDSKDTADELGIKFRALLDQDGINIYGIALSSTVPQAAWEIARMAERFYPHAKLISVAPGVKTGVRLSIDNPKEAGPDRIANTHAAYHMFGGPCITVDFGTSTNIDVISEHGDFLGGAFAPGMEVSIDALAARAARLLKVELTKPRKAIGKNTVECLQSGMIFGTASQVDGMVNRIVAELGAEPTAVVATGGLAPAVITETTTVTHHEPNLTLHGLRMIWERNT
- the nadC gene encoding carboxylating nicotinate-nucleotide diphosphorylase, translating into MTDVADRISQLALDPERTQKAIGDFLTEDLSPQWSDVTSEAIFSADETTTAHLVPRDSGILAGLPLAHAVFAQLPGPVEFEYHATEGTHLNASNPIASVTAPVRSLLAAERTALNLLSRLCGIATHTRDFVELVENTSAQIVDTRKTTPGLREFEKYAVRAAGGGNKRMGLYDVAMIKDNHKEAAGSITAAFNAVRGANPDIDVQVEVESMEEAVEATAVGAAFLLVDNLSPKETREIVEVVGDRTDIEATGGITLENVGEYAVAGVDFISIGALTHSSPIVDIGLDL
- the rsmA gene encoding 16S rRNA (adenine(1518)-N(6)/adenine(1519)-N(6))-dimethyltransferase RsmA, whose translation is MAQLLTSKDIRAISTGLGIKPTKKWGQNFVVDANVVRRIVTTAGVSESDDVLEVGPGLGSLTAALLEVAASVTAVEIDPKLALALPTTLEARTSPVEFGKLSVVQTDAAHMTSEQLPTEPTALVANLPYNVAVPVVLHALETFPTLRRGLVMVQSEVADRLTASPGSKIYGSPSVKMAWYARARRAGAISSQVFWPVPKVASGLVSFERITSPDADRKEVFAAVDAAFGQRRKMLRQALRDWAGSVSEAERIMDLAGIDSTRRGESLTIEEFIALSRAKKES
- a CDS encoding HAD hydrolase family protein; this encodes MGTGELPKVLVTDLDGTIVRGDETVSPRTHAALRRAIDHGITVIGATGRGPRLLNWTVSDHIPMADHLIMAQGAFVYDTTDSHNPRRLSSQLIDGEILYEQVQRIESHIDKVYMMAESDDPDTPLSGDDMPVWPWDLSTVVRDRRAALTGPMVKLYFWPDSLDSDTVLEKAEPLLADTEVGITESGVGMLELSPAGMDKWRGIEAVLKERQVGWHEVLAFGDALNDLGMLSRAGRSVAMPQGHQRILDAADEIAPADNDGDGVARYLERLLDGRS
- a CDS encoding Rossmann-like and DUF2520 domain-containing protein — its product is MDPLFAPASEANAPPRSAPRLSVGVISSGKVGAVLGAALDRVGHRVTAVSAPSAQARARAAELLPQARVTTPDDVAASTQLLLLTVPDYALPELADRLPFRAGHIVLHTSGAYGVGVLSPARRVGALVAAAHPAMTFLGTTDDLGRLARLPWAVTAQDEASLIAEALIAEIDGVAEHVSEEQRPLYHASLAHAANHLVTLINDASEELARAGIGDTSSYLRRLVNAAVDNAVTHGDDGLTGPVVRGDADTVARHLSVVDDDKHDSYRALANRTVERARKSGRLTEREYDRVREVLLESGDPRRVEVEGTP